ACAGATTTTCTCTTCCCAGAAGAAGAGGATCCTCTTTTAGAAGGAAACCATGAGGATACGTTTGTCGTGCTTTCAAGTTGCTGTGTGTTAACGCGACGAAAGTGGGCGAGAATTTCCCGGTATTTTGAATCAACCGTCCCTCACTATCACTGCGATGTTTTCAGGAGCCATTTTCGCATGACTTCATCGACCTTTGAAATGCTCAGCCATTTACTGTCTGCAAGTGACCACATTCCTAAAGCTAATAGGTTTGGAAAGCCCTGTATTCACCTACGTAAACAAATTGCTGTCGCTGTTTGGGCTCTTGCCAACCAAGAAAGTTGCAGACAAATATCAGATCGCTTCGACGTTACCATGTCTAGCGTAACCCGTTGCCTACGTCGAGTCACGAAAGCGCTTGGAGATGTCCGTGGAGACTTCATCCAGTGGCCCAGAGGTAGGAAGGTTTTCTTGTTAAACATCGGTTTAAGCGTTTcatcattaaaacaaaagaaaaagtgttGAACGGAAGAGAACAATACTAGTGTCGATCGACTCGAGTGGTCATTTCAGTTTTTCGCGAACCATCGCAAAACACAAATTAGTGGAGAGTCTTTTCAGAAGTTTATTGTTGCCTGAGGTCTCcctaaataatttaaattatgatcatcatcatcatcatcgccgGAAACAATTAAGAAAGAGGAATGGATCTGGATTGAATGATATTTAATTAATCTTGTCTGTGTTTAGGAGAACAAGCTATTGTTGTTGAGGAGGGATTCGAGCAAATCAGTGGCTTTCCTCGAGTTATCGGGGCAGTTGATGGATGTCACGTTCCAATAAGGACTCCATCAGAATACCCTCAGTCCTATCTGAATCGTTTGAAAAGTCATTCCATAATCCTACAGGTAAGGAACAATTGAGCAATTGCCTCAGAATGGAGAAATAATCTTACAGCTATGTAAAAATTCGTTGTAGAAAATGTACAGTGTAAGGTTAATTTTACAGCTAAATGCATGTTTTAATGGTTGCATAGTAcagtaggcaaaaacaaacaacaacaacaacaacaaaatgagggaaacatttcaaaatttgCAAGAGCTTGTCCAATTTTGTAATCAATGGCCCACATCCCACATGTAATTGCACTATGGTGTTATTttactacaactaccagaatacCTCATTATTCCTTTTTGTCTTGCCATTATTTAAATGCCACTGGagtgtaaaaattttaataacaacagaaaaaacaagtaaattctggtagttgtagtaaATTGACATCACATTGCACCATCAAAATGCCACATTTCTGgaaaatttctttttgaaatttctAGTTTATGAGATTGAATTTCCCAGAGAATTTCTCACATATAGAGCTGCAAATTTCAAAGAATGTGAATGATGTTCTATCCTTTTAGAGTCAAGGTAACTTAACTGGAAAATGGAGAGTTTACGCTAATGAGAAAATACAAGCAAGGAATTGCTATGAAAGTTGGCAGGACAGGTTGGCTGTAGGATCGATATCCCTGCTGGCTTATTGTCCCACTAGTAACTTGAAGTGTAGATAATGTTTTTGTTCAGTGCACTTTTATTACACTATTCAGGGCACATGTGATCATAAAATGTTGTTCACTGACATTTATGTTGGATGGCCAGGATCAGTTCACGATGCACGAGTTCTGCGAAATTCACCCTTGTACCAGACAGCAGAGCATCACTTTCAGGGTGACAGCCATCTTCTTGGAGATTCAGCCTATCCTCTTCACAGGTATGTGATTTAATGAAATATTAACCTCTAAAATTAACCTTATACATATAAATTAGAGTGACTTATTTCCtcctaaaatggcatgtttcatCCTGATTTAATTTTCAGTTCATACTTGTTTTTACATAGattagtttaataataataataattaataataataataattaaaataataataatatataatatatattatatttaatACATTTAGGAAACTCACCTGTCAGTTGATGGGTTCAATAGTACTCTTCATTTTTGTATAAAGCTTGCTGTATGATTTTCCATTTTAGATGGTTGCTCACACCATTCAGAGATAATGGCCTCTTATCAAGACAAGAAGTCAGTTACAATAACAAGCATGCAAAGACACGCCAAACAATTGAGAGGGCTTTCGGTCTACTGAAAGGGAGATGGCGGAGGCTAAAATTCATTGAAATGGAAAACATTAATGAGTGTCCAGCTATTGTGGCAACAGCGTGtgttttacataatttttgCTTACTTGCTGATGAAGGGAACATTGATGAATTTTTGGGTGAGTTTAAtggtgatgatggtgatgacgatTGTGAATTACCAGCTTATGTTCCAAGACCACAAGCTGTTGCAAAGAGAAATCAAATGGCTATATTTCTCAACCACTAACACATGTAATTAGTgctataattattgtaaataattgtgCCATAAATTCAGACAAATcatcatatacatgtatctgcatacttttttgtttaataaaagTAAGATCGAACAGTGAGTTATACTGGAAGTAAATTCAAAAACTGTGAACCATTTTTAGAATCATGTTTACAAGTAAAAGCCATATCAGACAAAAACTATGCTGTTCTGTTGAATACTTAACACAAATTCTTATCAGACAGAAACGCTGTTGTCTTTTAGGAAGCACGTGAACCAATTACGAGTTTTATCCCTTAAAAAAACGTTTAAACAATAAGCTTACGTACAAGGAAACAATGAAATATTAAAACTTAAGcttatttgaaatttaaaaacgttttatttaGAGCAGCCAGCTTCTCTTTCTGTTTGTCGTCCTTGAATTCTTTTAGGAATTCGATCATCTCTGAGGCTGATGATTTCGATTTTcgcttccttttcttcttcggTGCTTCACTTCTCACAGCATCTTCTTATATCTTTCCTCTTGCTTCTTCCATCTATTAGAGCATTGCTCCCAGGTAACTATAACTTGCGATGTTGAATTAAATTTTTCAGCAACTCTTTGCCATGCTACATTTTTACGTACTTTGCCTTTAGAAAAGagatcaactttttcttttctcagTGAAATTAGCAACTTTGTATACGTTTAGTCCAAGCACAGAGTTTTTGATCACCTACAACGAGCAGAGAGAAAATGGTTAAGGAAACGCGTTTTATGAGGCAGTTATTGTAATATTTATTAGGTTAATTAGCCATAAAATACCGAAAAGAAAACTCCGAAACCTGTAAACTTACCGGCAGTTTCTGTCATTGATGCCTCGGACGAAGGAGAAGCCGTAGAAGCCATCCTCAAACTAACTTGTCACAAAGATTTCGGAGGAAGGAGATGCAAGACGTCTCAGTCACTGATAACGCGCGAAATTTGCCGTGCTTTCCACGTTCCGCGCTGGAGCGAGAGAACCAGCTGGTCCTACTCAAATAGCAGGGCCATTCCGGCC
The Montipora capricornis isolate CH-2021 chromosome 10, ASM3666992v2, whole genome shotgun sequence genome window above contains:
- the LOC138018869 gene encoding uncharacterized protein, producing the protein MTSSTFEMLSHLLSASDHIPKANRFGKPCIHLRKQIAVAVWALANQESCRQISDRFDVTMSSVTRCLRRVTKALGDVRGDFIQWPRGEQAIVVEEGFEQISGFPRVIGAVDGCHVPIRTPSEYPQSYLNRLKSHSIILQDQFTMHEFCEIHPCTRQQSITFRVTAIFLEIQPILFTDGCSHHSEIMASYQDKKSVTITSMQRHAKQLRGLSVY